The Natrinema salaciae genome contains a region encoding:
- a CDS encoding tyrosine-type recombinase/integrase translates to MATEPTADPPADVTDPIAYFLDDQRYHGKSERTLEAYERVLRRFEAFVRAEFDGDAVGAATRRECMAWIHSLRGSFESSTIATYASYLNRFYDYMTRVGVFDDNPMALVMEEMSESIDTNPTRRDISVGEMRSFVDSIAHPLERAVVVTHLKTGMRVGELCNLDLRDLHLEMPPLELEWTPRVGLEQRPSSVFVSAEPARGTAVNGEERTASNKRKRDTIVPVDDELRRVLLEWLAIRPDAVSPARPLFLDTRDSWGERLTPSDVRYIVAKHARERGWYRTGGGTQENVTPHYFRHFFTTHLRDRTGDRGIVQYLRGDVAGDVIDTYTHNWGDRVRETYLECIYAVTR, encoded by the coding sequence ATGGCGACTGAGCCCACAGCCGATCCCCCCGCGGACGTGACTGACCCGATCGCGTACTTCCTCGACGACCAGCGGTACCACGGCAAGAGCGAACGGACGCTCGAGGCCTACGAGCGCGTGCTCCGACGGTTCGAGGCGTTCGTCCGGGCGGAGTTCGACGGAGACGCGGTCGGCGCGGCCACCCGACGGGAGTGTATGGCCTGGATCCACTCGCTGCGCGGGTCGTTCGAATCCAGCACGATCGCGACCTACGCCTCGTATCTCAACCGTTTCTACGATTACATGACCCGCGTCGGCGTCTTCGACGACAACCCGATGGCGCTAGTCATGGAAGAGATGTCCGAATCGATCGATACGAACCCGACGAGACGCGACATCTCGGTCGGCGAGATGCGGTCGTTCGTCGACTCGATCGCCCATCCCCTCGAACGCGCCGTCGTCGTCACCCACCTGAAGACGGGAATGCGGGTCGGCGAGCTCTGCAACCTCGATCTTCGTGACCTCCACCTCGAGATGCCGCCGCTCGAACTCGAGTGGACGCCACGCGTCGGACTCGAGCAGCGGCCGTCGTCGGTGTTCGTTTCCGCCGAACCGGCCCGCGGCACAGCCGTCAACGGCGAGGAACGGACGGCCTCGAACAAGCGAAAGCGGGACACGATCGTGCCGGTCGACGACGAACTTCGGCGGGTGTTGCTCGAGTGGCTGGCGATCCGTCCGGACGCGGTTTCGCCGGCGCGACCGCTCTTCCTCGACACGCGGGATTCGTGGGGCGAGCGGCTCACGCCGTCGGACGTCCGCTATATCGTCGCGAAACACGCTCGAGAGCGCGGCTGGTACCGGACCGGCGGCGGAACGCAGGAGAACGTCACGCCCCACTACTTCCGGCACTTCTTCACCACACATCTGCGGGATCGAACCGGCGACCGGGGGATCGTACAGTACCTCCGTGGCGACGTCGCCGGGGACGTGATCGACACCTACACCCACAACTGGGGCGACCGCGTTCGTGAGACCTATCTCGAGTGTATCTACGCCGTGACCCGGTGA
- a CDS encoding DUF5805 domain-containing protein — protein MSDSADTSRTAVKTYVPAYQKAAWQDHADELDMSQSEFVRTMVQAGRQGFEPGSAEPDSTDPDPGGNGLETQVLELLSSDTYSWEELLEAVSDDIESRLDETLEELQSTNRIRYSGRHGGYTTVEGGGDGD, from the coding sequence ATGAGCGATTCGGCGGACACATCTAGGACCGCTGTCAAAACCTACGTCCCGGCCTACCAGAAAGCGGCCTGGCAGGACCACGCCGACGAACTGGACATGAGCCAGAGCGAGTTCGTCCGAACGATGGTCCAGGCGGGGCGACAGGGGTTCGAACCCGGTTCAGCGGAACCCGATTCCACCGACCCAGACCCCGGGGGTAACGGCCTCGAAACACAGGTCCTCGAATTACTCTCGTCTGACACGTACTCGTGGGAGGAGCTGCTCGAGGCGGTCTCCGACGACATCGAGTCCCGATTGGACGAGACGCTCGAGGAACTGCAGTCGACCAACCGAATTCGATACAGCGGACGCCACGGCGGATACACGACCGTCGAGGGTGGTGGCGATGGCGACTGA
- a CDS encoding alpha/beta fold hydrolase, with protein sequence MSEQDSNVDSEVSFVLVPGAWLGGWCWKHLTPLLSEEGHEVHTPTLTGLGERVHLARPDTDLETHVRDIVNVLEYRELEDVVLVGHSYAGLVVLRVAEEIPERLAHVVYLDALIPMDNDPVAASDFYPPAEWTTMEATAEGNDGGWPLPDDHSGWVGISDEDTEWIRKKATPHPLNTFEQTVTAENPDTTNIPHSYILCQDNGMDDDVLEMIRRLCNERAWDLYELETGHWPMVSEPDRLAQHLLDVPQTG encoded by the coding sequence TTGTCAGAACAGGACAGCAACGTTGACAGTGAGGTGTCGTTCGTACTCGTTCCCGGTGCGTGGCTTGGGGGATGGTGTTGGAAACATCTCACACCCCTACTCAGCGAAGAGGGCCACGAGGTGCACACCCCGACACTGACGGGTCTTGGCGAACGAGTACACCTCGCTCGTCCTGACACCGATCTCGAAACACACGTTCGTGACATCGTGAACGTCCTCGAGTATCGAGAGCTTGAGGACGTTGTCCTTGTTGGTCACAGCTACGCAGGGTTGGTGGTTTTGCGGGTGGCCGAGGAGATCCCGGAGCGACTCGCACACGTCGTCTACCTCGACGCACTGATCCCGATGGACAACGACCCCGTCGCAGCCTCCGACTTCTATCCACCGGCGGAGTGGACAACGATGGAAGCAACTGCGGAAGGTAACGACGGCGGGTGGCCACTGCCAGACGACCATTCAGGCTGGGTCGGTATCTCGGACGAAGACACAGAGTGGATACGAAAAAAGGCGACACCCCATCCACTGAATACGTTCGAACAGACAGTGACCGCGGAGAACCCGGACACAACAAATATCCCACACTCATACATTCTTTGTCAAGACAACGGCATGGATGATGACGTGTTGGAGATGATTCGACGGCTCTGTAACGAACGAGCGTGGGATTTGTACGAACTGGAAACCGGTCACTGGCCTATGGTGTCGGAACCCGATAGGCTCGCCCAGCACCTCCTTGACGTTCCACAGACCGGCTGA